The Ptychodera flava strain L36383 chromosome 16, AS_Pfla_20210202, whole genome shotgun sequence region TAACTTCTGATAGATTGAATGATCTGTATGTACAAGGAGCTTGACGTGTATGTATTATTGTGTATTAATACCATGCGTTTTTATTATCaataaatttgcacaattttACATGAGAAAATGATGTCTATTTCACAACAACAAAGATTCTCAGTGTCATTACTGCTTTAAAAGCATTAAAATCATTCACAATCTTATTTTATTAAACAATCATATTGCAgaggatttgaaaattttataccTGCCAAGTGAAAttttcttaaccctttcaggcctgactttctggtaacttaccagagctaCCCCTATATATAGAGGTTTAGGCCTGAAGGTGCtttttagttaaacaatcaagGGTAAAAGTTGTATCTAGTAATAATGATTATATAAATTATTAGTaatataaattattaatataaaTTATTAGTAATATAGattattaaatatataaattcaCCTACATATACAAACACTGTACAAAATTGTGATGCATATTGTATCCTTGCTCCAAAATGACCCTGAACCACAGCAATTTTCTGGCATTCAGGAGGCACTTGtatactttgaaaaatatgtaccCAAGCATggaaaacatataaataaagtttcaaTAAGGCACATGTTGCTTCCATGTCTTTGACTATATGGTAGCAAAAGATGTTCTCACACTTGGTAAAAGTACTTCTTGTTTATCTTACATTACGGTAACATTCTATTCTCAGTTTTGCTCAGTAATACTCTCATAAAGCCAATGCACAATTTATTATGCCATAAAAGTTTACTATTCTTTGAAAATCACAACTTTGTTTCACTTTGATAGTGAAGACGATTGCAATTTGTTATGTATTTACTTTTggcgcactatacatgtaaatgtatcaaCAGGATTAATCTATATCTATACAGGATCAACCTGTATCTACAGGATTAATCTACCGGGTATGTATACTATACAGGATCAATCTGTATCTAGGATATGCAGTATGCCATTTTCCTATTATACCGTATGTTTTCTTCAGCCACAGTATGGGGAGTTTGGTCGAATTGTTCATGATGTCTTTGAAGTTGTTGTCTAACATGACAGAATACATACTTGCTAAGTTCATTGAATGTGACATATGATTGACGTTGCATTTTCTGTTTGTGACTGCAACACTTATCACACTGGTTGGTAGACTGTGGATGTGTTTTCGTAGCTCTGAGTTGACAATCACCTGATGCGCGTAGACCTGCAATTATATGTGACGTGAAGAGGCTGAGTCCTGTCTGGTAACCGATAGACGTCTGATCACACTTGCTTGCAGACCATTGTACTGCACTGTAGTTTGGAGACTGTCTTGAAGGTGACTTTTTAGATTCATTTTGATTCAGTGTTTTGTCATCAATAGTGATTTCTGCCTTTAATAAATTTGGTATGCCCATTTCCTCCAGCTCACTCTCATGTTTGCTGTCCTTCGTGTCATCATCGTCATATCCTTCTGTGAACGACTTCAATAATGGGGGTGATAGTGGACCAACTTTGGCAGCGTAACAGCAATCCATAATGATCAGTAATTGAGTGAAATTCATATCATGGATGGCTAATCGTAGCTGGCTTGCCTCTAAGTTCTGTCCTTTACTACATTTCACACTTGAACCATTCTCAGATCCATGTCCGGAAAAGTAGAACAGAAAGCTGACTTCATCTTTtccttccattttctccttTAAACAACTCAACTGGTGGAGAATATTCTCTGCAGTGGGAATCAGACGATCATTCACATGATCACTTTTACAGCTGGTCATTAAAATGGCATTCTGTTCCCTATTTGAAGGAAGAGAAAGAATTGAGAGTAAGACACAGGGTGTGTGAGTGCCActttgccactttttctgtgTACAAACAAAATTACTCTTAAACTATCAGTGGTTCCTACTGAGTCAGTGTGGCTTCAAATTTTGACCTCTTCACTGAAATCAAACTAATTAACCTGCTTACACTGGAACACTGGTATTCTGTACGAAGTCTGTAGATCATAGAATACACTCTGTCTTGACTGATTCAAGTCAGCAGAGCATGATAgtctttatcatacatgctatgcaatacatcatacatgctatgcctgtattgccattctcctattgtttagactgtactgatatgaacctgtattttaacatgttaaaatacaaattatattAACCGAACTATTTACAGCTACGCATACGCGTGACCTTCACTGGTATGtgtgaccttcgttggtatgttcatatacatgtaaaacacCTACATGTAAGCGAATAAGACTTATGGCACTCCAAAACATCAttgtgattatggtcaaaattttgttgtttgcagttcatgggcattgcacttggATACAAGTACAGTtataccaaaaacatacaaacgaacgcattgaaaatttttatgttttgccgacacctgtcaatcgTCCACTGCCAGTCCCATAgggtgcagtgttttcatgtcatctacgctgctgaagattacagtGCTggttgacagtgcatcatgatagaacccAGGGttccaaatttatttatttgtttggtggtcaagtttgaccaccagattcaaattttggtggtccactgcaaaatttggtggtaaaaaaaaaattagtcaTTATCAGTGTAATTCTTGTGGAGGTCAGGGTCCATAGGGGTGAATAGTGGGATGTACATCTTGTTCTGGAACCATTCCGCTATGCTGCTACACATGTTAAGTTGCTTTACATGTGTGTTGGATGCCCAGTAAATCCACTggaaaattttcagtattttcacaacAGATCAACTTGACTGCTATATGAGTGACTGACCTGACTGGTTATATGCAAAGGACTTgttttacagattttaagttTGGACAGAATTACGAACGGAGTAATCAAGAAATGACAATTACTGCTGATAATATGACAATTATTGTAGCTTTTGGActattatgaagttttgtaagagTCTTTGCCAAGAAAGAGAATTACATCTTGACCCTTAAAATGGCCCAACATAGATGTTCTTGAAACTATGCCTTAAGGAGAACCAGAAATTTATCAATGGTTCTatttcagaataaaaaaaaaagtgttGTGCAGAAACAGTGTGCCCTGAACAGAGATATACAAACAAACTCATGTGTACAAATGTGTACAGAAATACACATCTATGAGCATTTatgcacatggctttgtttgtaccatggtccatTTGGATTCTGGGTTTTAATCTATCTTAAATCAACTCACCTGATTGCACCAATCTTAGGATCTGTGAACACCTTGTGCATTTGTTTTGCATCTTCTCTGAAGTTATCTTCTGCTTTAATGTTTATTccaatgaacatggcataactCTCAGAGTGACCTGAAGGGGCAGTatgcacatacatgtaattattaGTAATATACTTATCTTGGAGGTCCAATATGGTTTAGAAACAGAAATATGCATCACACACCTCTATTCCTGCTTTGTTGCTATTGGATCAAGTTAGGTCAAGCCAGCAAAGTGCATTACTTGTCAATGACTATTTAAAAACCACAGTCCTCCACCTTATCTTTCAGAAACAGAGAATTTGGTATACTCACTTGACCTGATAGTATCATAAAGTAAGATGCAATCTTTTGCAAACCATGTCTTTCATATCAACTGTTACTAACTGCATTGACCCCAAGTGGGTAAAACTCTGTCCACCATACGGGCATTATTAAACAATACCTTTGATACATCATTCTAAATGCTTCTTGATGTGGTGTAAGTATTCAGTTGATGATTCTTTCCTGCATCATTATAAGTTATATGATcctaaaacattttttaaattattctacatgcatgttttgacaagaTTACTGATTACAGGGTATACATCAAGTCTCCTGAAAAGAATTTGGTGTACTATTGAAATGGCTGTATATTTGTACTACAGGTCAGTTTTTCTGTTAGGGTTCTAGTTAGGGTTCATTGGTGAGACAAATACTTCATGATTATGGTATAAAATAGATTCAATCCTATTTGAGCCAAAGCAAACTGTGCATGGGTGTCTCCCATATTGGTTTTATTGCGATTCTAATTCATCTTCACCTATTATTCTTCTGCAAATTAAATGCTCAGAAACTACTGCTAGTATATATGAAACTTAATTCACACCTTGTCTAAAGAATACATAGGAATGACTGGTGTTTAGTATACTTGAACTACAGTTGACTACATGACCT contains the following coding sequences:
- the LOC139114825 gene encoding uncharacterized protein — protein: MYLHRQSPQIIHLDVKPSNILLDSSFNARLADVGFIKDYDLSRAALSLPGTPGYQDISMLEEWPFRPTNDLFSLGVVMLQMLTGMPAIIKERDRRQCLHAYLRNKGCFKTKGKLLEFVLKDVWPSSSGDKELTSSFAKLVDQCLQPFPEERISMDQLHESMKNLVNKSGCEMYNEPKDEMLKDLCVACHLNEKVNDFPLLSKECSDMCNVVCVQCLIDSPKNELVCPRHGAAQPPIGHSESYAMFIGINIKAEDNFREDAKQMHKVFTDPKIGAIREQNAILMTSCKSDHVNDRLIPTAENILHQLSCLKEKMEGKDEVSFLFYFSGHGSENGSSVKCSKGQNLEASQLRLAIHDMNFTQLLIIMDCCYAAKVGPLSPPLLKSFTEGYDDDDTKDSKHESELEEMGIPNLLKAEITIDDKTLNQNESKKSPSRQSPNYSAVQWSASKCDQTSIGYQTGLSLFTSHIIAGLRASGDCQLRATKTHPQSTNQCDKCCSHKQKMQRQSYVTFNELSKYVFCHVRQQLQRHHEQFDQTPHTVAEENIRYNRKMAYCIS